CTGCCCGCCGCGCTCGTGCACGCGCGGGCCCTCGACGCAGCGGGATTCGGCAAACGCGCGCTCGCCGCCGCGGAGCGGGCGTTGCGGATCGCGCGCCGGCCCGGCGCCGCGCCGGGGAGCGTCTGGAGCATGGAGGCCGCGGCGGTCGACGCGAGGATCCGCGATCGCCTTTCGGAGGCGGTCGAGCTGCGCCGCGGGCTGGCCGAGGGCGCCTCGGACGACCCGGAGGCATGGCTCGAGCTCGCTTCGACGCTGCGGGCCGCGGGGAAGCTCGACGAGGCGACGGCGGCCGCCGAGAAAGCCGAGGCGCTCGATCCGAGGGACGCACGGGTGTTCATCGTGCGGGCGAAGGTGGCGGTGGCGCAGGGGAAGTTCCCGGAGGCTCAGGCGCGGCTGGACAAGGCAGAAGCGCTGTTCGCGGAGGTGGGGAGCGCGGAAGGGGCGGCGTCGGTCGCCTACGAGCGGGGGAGCCTCGAGCGCGGGCGCTCGGATCAACAGGCGGCCAAGCTTCGGTACGAGGACGCCGAGCGGCGCTACCGCGAAGCCGAGTTCGAGGGGGGAGTGGCACGAGCCCAGGCGGCGGGGGCGATGGCGGCGATCTTCCTCGGTCGCTTCGCCGAGGCGGCGCCGTTGTGCGAGACCGCGAGCCGGTCGGCGCGTGCCCGCGGGGATTTCCGCCTCGCGATCGAGGTCCGCGGCGCGGTCGGGGCGGCGCTTTACGCGAGAGGGGACACCTCGGGTGCGGAGCGTTACCTGCGCGAGGCGGTCTCCGACGCCTCGGCCCTCGAGAACGACGCCTTGAGGCTGAATCCGCTCGTCAACCTGGCGGGCCTTCTCGCCGGCACCGGGCGCGCGGGGGAGGGCGCGTTGCTCGCGAGCGACGTGCTGGCGCTCGCCCGTTCCCGGGGAAGGAAGGACCTCGAGTGCGTGGCCCGGACCCTCCTGGCCGACGCGGCCTACCAGATGGGGCGGCTGGGAGAGGCGATCGAGGAGTACGAGGCGGCCGAGTTGATCGCGGCAGGGGGCGGAGTCTCGCCCGACCAGCGATTCGGCGTGCTCGAGTACCTCACCGAGGCGCTCGACTGGACCTGCGACTCCGGCCGTGCGCTCGACACGAATCGCCGCGCTCTCGAGGTGGCGGCGGCGGGCGACCAACGCATGCTCCGGGCCTACGGGCTGCTCCGTCGCGCGGAGCTGCGTGGGGGGATCGGCGATTTCGAAGGCGCCGACCTCGACCTGACCGAGACCGAAGGGTTGATCGGTAGCGAGGGGGACGAGTTGCTCGACATGAAGCCCCGCGTGCAGCTCGCGCGCGCGACGCTCGAGGTCTACGCGGGGTCGCTCGGTCGCGCGCAGTCCCCGCTCGGGAAGATCGTCGCGGAGGGCGAATCGACCGGGGCGCACGGCGTCGAGATGGCGGCGAGACTGACGACGGCCCTCGCGGCGCTCGAGCGTGGCGACCCGCGGTCCGCGGTGCGGCAGGCGGAGCGCGTCCTCGGATCGAAACGCGCCACCGTTCCCGAGCGGGCCCGGGCTCGCAGCCTGCTGGCTCGCTCGCTGGCGTCGGCGCGCCAGTTCGAGCGCGCCGCCGCGGAGGCCCGCGCGGCCCTCGACGAGGGCGCGGCGATCGGGATCCCGCTGGTCGTCGCGGAGTCATCGGCGGTCCTCGTGTCGCTGCCCCCGGCCGCGCGTCCCGCGGGCGTCGGCGCCCTGCGCGAGGACGGCCTGCG
This Candidatus Polarisedimenticolaceae bacterium DNA region includes the following protein-coding sequences:
- a CDS encoding tetratricopeptide repeat-containing serine/threonine-protein kinase, producing the protein MPAESPPHDEHTGRRIGAYDVLELLGRGGMGEVYRGWDTKLRREVALKALPTELLADDRARARFLRETRLACRVVHPYVATVFDVVEDEDRPWIVMERIEGRRLDHFLADDAPALAEVARLGLEVAEALQAIHGSGLVHRDLKPGNVMVTTAGHVKVMDFGVAYPLRVLEPPGGDTASGSTEPSLTGEGYGVGTVAYMSPEQVRGAEVDPRSDLFSLGILLYEAITGEHPFQRESIWATASAIVNDPPGTGPEPRTLTESGPLRRVVIQLLEKDPARRPQSSDEVVRQLRAIVRGEPLPVPSEEAAPAGVRRAVIAAVVVVAAAFVVYRLWTGTPPATGRPTVAVLPFEDRTGEAGETDRGDMLADLLAADLGRGAVRAVGRERLQPALAGIGASGAGVFPEVGRLTGAAWIVTGQLYREGASYHAAYAVRRTGASSSSASFKASAGSVTALADLMRPKILETIAPDATRAQREARAWPARDDASALLEQRARRAMRELRFLDAIDHAVRALELEPDYLPAALVHARALDAAGFGKRALAAAERALRIARRPGAAPGSVWSMEAAAVDARIRDRLSEAVELRRGLAEGASDDPEAWLELASTLRAAGKLDEATAAAEKAEALDPRDARVFIVRAKVAVAQGKFPEAQARLDKAEALFAEVGSAEGAASVAYERGSLERGRSDQQAAKLRYEDAERRYREAEFEGGVARAQAAGAMAAIFLGRFAEAAPLCETASRSARARGDFRLAIEVRGAVGAALYARGDTSGAERYLREAVSDASALENDALRLNPLVNLAGLLAGTGRAGEGALLASDVLALARSRGRKDLECVARTLLADAAYQMGRLGEAIEEYEAAELIAAGGGVSPDQRFGVLEYLTEALDWTCDSGRALDTNRRALEVAAAGDQRMLRAYGLLRRAELRGGIGDFEGADLDLTETEGLIGSEGDELLDMKPRVQLARATLEVYAGSLGRAQSPLGKIVAEGESTGAHGVEMAARLTTALAALERGDPRSAVRQAERVLGSKRATVPERARARSLLARSLASARQFERAAAEARAALDEGAAIGIPLVVAESSAVLVSLPPAARPAGVGALREDGLRALATCESAVPEARRGDYRRRADLEMLFSVLRGS